In the Flavobacterium acetivorans genome, one interval contains:
- a CDS encoding AMP-binding protein has protein sequence MKEVNYTTVHNFFKLNGFPMDKERLCEAAYSLIKEGDESEQTTGAFLLDWFDAKSYINLQTSGTTGIPKNIRTSKQAMIDSALATGSFFELNPGDKALCCLPTKYIAGKMMLVRSIVLGLDLDYVAPSSFPILHNSTIYDFVAMVPLQVENSLQELKNVKKIIVGGAKMSKALEKKLLNTKTAVYETYGMTETITHIAAKKVGEKAFSVLPNVKISQNDKNCLVIEALKISNEAIVTNDLVEIISENQFIFLGRIDNVINSGGVKLIPEQIEEKLASKIQSRFFVGGITDTVLGEKLVLVIEGEQQDLDKNLFKNLDKYEKPKEVFYIPIFSETQNGKIRRKEILESI, from the coding sequence ATGAAAGAAGTGAATTATACTACTGTACACAATTTTTTTAAGCTGAATGGATTTCCAATGGATAAGGAGAGATTATGTGAAGCTGCTTATAGCCTAATCAAAGAGGGAGACGAATCAGAACAAACAACAGGAGCGTTTTTGTTAGATTGGTTTGATGCTAAAAGCTATATAAATTTGCAAACTTCAGGAACAACAGGAATTCCTAAAAATATCAGAACAAGTAAACAAGCAATGATTGATTCGGCTTTGGCTACGGGGAGTTTTTTCGAATTAAATCCAGGTGATAAAGCCTTATGTTGTTTGCCTACCAAATATATTGCTGGTAAAATGATGCTGGTGCGAAGCATTGTTTTAGGCCTTGATCTTGATTATGTAGCTCCAAGTTCCTTTCCGATATTGCATAATAGCACTATATATGATTTTGTAGCAATGGTCCCTTTACAAGTAGAAAATTCTTTACAGGAATTGAAAAACGTGAAGAAAATAATTGTTGGGGGTGCTAAAATGAGTAAAGCTCTCGAAAAAAAACTGTTAAATACAAAAACAGCAGTCTATGAGACTTATGGAATGACAGAAACGATTACTCATATTGCGGCCAAGAAAGTCGGGGAAAAAGCTTTTTCTGTTTTACCGAATGTTAAAATCTCTCAGAATGATAAGAATTGCTTGGTAATTGAGGCTTTGAAAATATCAAATGAAGCTATAGTTACCAATGATCTTGTGGAAATCATTAGTGAAAACCAATTTATTTTTTTAGGACGTATCGATAACGTGATTAATAGTGGAGGAGTCAAGTTGATACCGGAACAAATTGAAGAAAAATTAGCTAGCAAAATTCAGTCCCGTTTTTTTGTAGGAGGAATTACAGATACTGTTTTAGGAGAGAAATTAGTTTTGGTAATAGAAGGAGAACAGCAAGATTTGGACAAAAACCTTTTTAAAAATCTTGATAAATATGAAAAGCCTAAGGAAGTATTTTATATTCCAATATTTAGTGAAACCCAAAACGGAAAGATAAGAAGAAAAGAGATTTTGGAAAGTATTTAG
- a CDS encoding DoxX family protein, whose translation MNTVKELNKWANSHTYFTLDLVRIALGVFLFVKGITFITNIQYLADLISPIDKIGGGMFMVHYIAPAHMIGGIMIVFGLLTRWAIIAQLPILIGAIIVNFMGEMHSQNLLLAIAVLAVCVFFLFYGSGKHSADYYFKMQK comes from the coding sequence ATGAATACCGTAAAAGAATTAAATAAATGGGCGAACTCGCACACTTATTTCACTTTAGATTTAGTACGAATTGCACTTGGCGTATTTTTGTTTGTAAAAGGAATCACATTCATTACAAACATTCAATACTTAGCTGATTTGATATCTCCAATTGATAAAATTGGAGGAGGGATGTTTATGGTTCACTATATTGCTCCTGCTCATATGATCGGAGGAATAATGATTGTTTTTGGATTGTTGACCCGATGGGCTATTATTGCACAATTACCCATACTAATTGGAGCAATTATTGTCAATTTCATGGGAGAAATGCATTCGCAAAATTTATTATTGGCAATAGCTGTTCTTGCAGTTTGTGTGTTTTTTCTATTTTATGGAAGTGGGAAACACTCGGCCGATTATTATTTTAAAATGCAAAAATAA
- a CDS encoding CPBP family intramembrane glutamic endopeptidase, with protein MFIEQGVNPENRFWKYLVGLGLIFMASIVGQIPLLVAIFYETLSKGKAYPLDNEQMMQFFEPNLTLFLVLISFVFAMLGIFFVVRYWHKQTLLSVTTSREKVDWGRIFFSFSIWAGFMIVSTLTNPDGLVLNFKPLPFAILVVISVLLIPIQTSTEEYVFRGYLMQGFANLAKNKWIPLVVTSVVFGAMHLSNPEVSKMGNIIFVYYIGTGFFLGIITLMDEGMELALGFHAANNLIGALLVTSDWSAFQTHSIFKDISEPQAGIDIIMPVVIIYPILLYIFSRKYQWTNWKEKLIGKIEVLHKEY; from the coding sequence ATGTTTATAGAGCAAGGTGTAAATCCAGAGAATAGGTTTTGGAAGTATTTAGTGGGTTTAGGATTGATTTTTATGGCTTCAATTGTAGGTCAAATTCCTTTGTTGGTAGCCATTTTCTATGAAACTCTTTCTAAAGGCAAAGCTTATCCTTTGGATAATGAACAAATGATGCAGTTTTTCGAACCTAATTTGACTTTATTTTTGGTTTTAATATCTTTTGTTTTCGCTATGTTGGGGATTTTTTTTGTAGTCCGCTATTGGCATAAGCAAACATTACTTTCGGTAACTACATCAAGAGAGAAAGTAGATTGGGGAAGAATATTTTTTTCATTTTCAATTTGGGCTGGTTTTATGATTGTTTCCACTTTAACGAATCCTGATGGTTTAGTGCTTAATTTTAAACCACTTCCTTTTGCAATATTAGTAGTGATTAGTGTGCTGTTGATTCCTATTCAAACCAGTACTGAGGAATATGTTTTTAGAGGGTATTTGATGCAGGGTTTTGCTAATTTAGCCAAAAATAAATGGATTCCGTTAGTGGTGACTTCAGTTGTTTTTGGAGCCATGCATTTATCTAATCCGGAAGTTTCAAAAATGGGGAATATTATTTTTGTTTATTATATAGGAACGGGTTTTTTTCTTGGAATTATTACTTTAATGGATGAAGGTATGGAACTGGCTTTGGGCTTTCATGCCGCTAATAATTTGATTGGCGCCTTGTTAGTCACTTCTGATTGGTCTGCGTTTCAAACACATTCTATTTTTAAGGATATTTCTGAGCCACAGGCAGGGATTGATATAATTATGCCAGTGGTTATAATTTACCCGATACTTTTATATATCTTTAGTAGAAAATACCAATGGACCAACTGGAAAGAAAAACTGATCGGAAAAATTGAAGTACTACACAAGGAATACTAA